A part of Pirellulales bacterium genomic DNA contains:
- a CDS encoding protein kinase gives MSQVKSAQGDRAVNSGLVAAAELARGRAELGAGADDARLLDWLVRQGLLTKWQVAQLEAGRSQNLILGHYKLLAPLGAGGMGSVYRALDTKLNRQVAVKVLPPRLATPDAIGRFRREAFVALQLRHDHVVTSFELAQHGSLHFLAMELVDGPSLSAHLAKQKRLGVRETARIGHEVALALEHARELGIIHRDIKPSNILLSRQGNVKVADMGLAKFFGPQAQAGGPDTRTGQFMGTIDYCSPEQAVDAKRADIRSDIYSLGCTLYHCLTGKPPFAEGTEVQRIMAHIDILPAAIRVKNRDVPPAFAELIEKRMLAKDPGDRFQTPAEAAEALAPWARGEAGASANPWAGLESLDGLLDEVALAPIQKPAVQRERETRPSHRRPTPTLRVGAARRHRGAKDESLFRRPFAWAAVALVVLATITAASLLWPRKKPDEAVAANAGPILKGRFIPQPPSVGPDQSNNPNEQGEPPDADPADTRSDLGDSNVEPPSIDVPAASGAKGDGTGGASPSASAPPDAKDVDKPPIEPAARKVPGLVLTVKHGARVASVAVSADGSTLMTGGDDKTARLWNATDGAPRGAPLMHEAGVKRVSLSADGSYAVTYQPRSRFNFTIKSDSRASQRPLSFSYSDGTPDLPDFSLWDVSAEAADGRKPLLTARGELAIAADGKEALALDKDAGGTVWLVRFELANRESRYTILASAPNRTMSIQPILFSPDLRLLLAEDFSAALMRGRKLRKSQIPTDLQFWDTSTGKTRGKARRFSEGTASFPYTAVVSTFRPDSRALAVVITTYSRTSTRITHSDSNPRLQLLDLASARVLKEFTLSRDPNMIAFNPRGDLLACIGRGALELRDAETGEVRGPRTPMTGVTSAAFSGDGKRLFVGKYDGTAELWELDTLLAPAEK, from the coding sequence ATGTCACAGGTCAAAAGTGCGCAAGGCGATCGCGCCGTGAACAGCGGATTGGTCGCCGCCGCCGAGTTGGCGCGTGGCCGCGCGGAGCTTGGCGCTGGCGCCGACGACGCGCGGCTGCTCGATTGGCTCGTGCGGCAGGGCCTGTTGACCAAGTGGCAAGTGGCGCAGCTCGAGGCGGGCCGATCGCAAAACCTGATCTTGGGCCACTACAAGCTCCTGGCGCCCTTGGGCGCCGGCGGCATGGGAAGCGTCTATCGCGCGCTCGATACGAAGCTGAACCGCCAGGTGGCCGTGAAGGTGCTGCCGCCGCGACTGGCCACGCCCGATGCCATCGGCCGCTTCCGACGCGAGGCGTTCGTGGCCTTGCAATTGCGACACGACCACGTGGTCACCAGCTTTGAATTGGCCCAACATGGATCGCTTCATTTTCTGGCCATGGAACTGGTCGATGGTCCGAGCCTGTCGGCCCACCTGGCGAAACAAAAACGGTTGGGCGTGCGCGAGACGGCCCGCATCGGCCACGAAGTGGCGCTGGCCCTGGAGCACGCGCGCGAGCTGGGTATCATTCACCGCGACATCAAACCCTCGAACATTCTCCTTTCACGCCAAGGCAACGTGAAAGTGGCCGACATGGGGCTGGCCAAGTTCTTCGGGCCGCAAGCGCAGGCCGGCGGGCCGGACACGCGCACCGGGCAGTTCATGGGCACGATCGACTATTGTTCGCCGGAACAGGCGGTCGACGCCAAGCGGGCCGACATCCGCAGCGACATCTATTCCCTCGGCTGCACGCTTTACCACTGCCTGACTGGCAAGCCGCCGTTTGCCGAAGGGACCGAGGTGCAGCGGATCATGGCTCACATCGACATTTTGCCGGCCGCCATCCGCGTGAAGAACCGCGACGTCCCGCCGGCCTTCGCCGAGTTGATCGAAAAGCGGATGCTGGCCAAGGATCCTGGCGACCGGTTTCAGACGCCCGCCGAGGCGGCCGAGGCGCTGGCGCCCTGGGCCAGAGGAGAGGCGGGCGCGTCGGCCAATCCCTGGGCGGGCCTGGAAAGTTTGGATGGGCTGTTGGACGAGGTGGCGCTCGCTCCGATCCAGAAACCGGCGGTGCAGCGGGAGCGCGAGACGAGGCCTTCGCATCGCCGCCCGACGCCGACGCTACGAGTTGGCGCGGCGCGCAGGCACCGCGGCGCCAAGGACGAATCGCTGTTTCGGCGGCCGTTCGCCTGGGCGGCCGTAGCGCTCGTCGTGCTGGCTACGATCACGGCCGCGTCGCTCTTGTGGCCGCGCAAGAAACCTGACGAGGCCGTGGCGGCCAATGCGGGGCCGATTCTGAAGGGCCGGTTCATCCCGCAACCGCCATCGGTTGGGCCGGACCAGTCCAACAACCCAAACGAGCAAGGCGAACCGCCCGACGCCGATCCGGCCGATACACGGAGCGATCTCGGCGACAGCAACGTCGAACCGCCGAGCATCGACGTTCCCGCCGCCAGCGGTGCAAAGGGCGACGGCACGGGCGGAGCGTCGCCGTCAGCGTCCGCCCCGCCCGACGCAAAGGACGTCGATAAGCCACCCATCGAACCGGCCGCGCGTAAGGTGCCCGGCCTGGTATTGACAGTCAAGCACGGCGCTCGAGTCGCGTCCGTGGCCGTGAGTGCCGATGGCTCTACGCTTATGACTGGCGGCGACGACAAGACGGCGCGGCTTTGGAACGCTACCGACGGCGCGCCGCGCGGAGCGCCGCTGATGCACGAGGCCGGAGTCAAACGCGTCAGTCTCAGCGCGGACGGGAGCTATGCCGTCACCTATCAGCCACGCTCCCGCTTTAACTTCACCATTAAGAGCGACAGCCGTGCGAGCCAGCGCCCGCTTTCCTTTTCTTATTCTGATGGAACACCGGACTTGCCGGATTTCAGCCTCTGGGATGTGTCCGCGGAGGCAGCCGACGGTCGAAAACCGTTGCTGACCGCAAGGGGCGAACTGGCCATCGCCGCCGACGGCAAGGAAGCTTTGGCCCTCGACAAAGACGCGGGCGGGACGGTATGGCTCGTGAGATTTGAACTGGCGAACCGCGAATCGCGCTACACCATTTTGGCCTCCGCTCCCAATCGGACAATGTCGATCCAGCCTATATTGTTCAGTCCCGATCTGAGGCTTCTACTGGCCGAGGACTTCTCGGCCGCGCTCATGCGGGGGAGGAAATTGAGGAAGTCGCAGATCCCGACGGATCTGCAGTTTTGGGACACCAGTACGGGGAAAACACGTGGTAAAGCGAGGCGATTTTCGGAAGGCACTGCTTCGTTTCCCTACACCGCTGTCGTCAGTACATTCCGTCCCGACAGCCGCGCGCTTGCGGTAGTGATTACCACGTACTCACGAACGAGCACACGCATCACCCATTCCGATTCCAACCCGCGGTTGCAACTCCTGGATTTAGCCAGCGCCCGAGTACTCAAGGAATTTACGTTATCTCGGGATCCGAACATGATCGCTTTCAACCCGCGCGGCGACTTGCTGGCGTGCATCGGCAGAGGCGCACTGGAGCTGCGCGATGCGGAGACGGGCGAGGTCCGGGGCCCGCGCACTCCCATGACTGGCGTGACCTCAGCCGCGTTCAGCGGCGACGGCAAGCGGCTGTTCGTGGGCAAATACGACGGCACGGCCGAACTTTGGGAGCTTGATACCCTGCTCGCCCCGGCCGAGAAGTGA